A stretch of the Aegilops tauschii subsp. strangulata cultivar AL8/78 chromosome 4, Aet v6.0, whole genome shotgun sequence genome encodes the following:
- the LOC109731644 gene encoding probable mitochondrial-processing peptidase subunit beta, mitochondrial, with product MAFRRLLSAAVRRRSSAAAAAAAGNAREASTAVAAGPGAIAPDAPAARAPVMAYDRIADAVNARVRRLEHPDPRFLRYASPVPAHVDHTAILEAPETKVTTLDNGLRVATESSLSSRTATVGVWIDAGSRYETEEAAGVAHFVEHMLFKGTGTRSAGQLEQEIEDMGGHLNAYTSREQTTYYAKVLDKDVPRAMNVLADILQDSKLEDNRIERERGVILREMEEVQGQSEEVIFDHLHATAFQYTSLGRPILGSADNVKSITKKNLIDYIQKHYTASRMVITAAGAVKHEDIVQQAKELFKSLPTDPTTTNMLVAEQPAIFTGSEVRIIDDDMPLAQFAVAFNGASWTDPDSIALMVMQTMLGSWNKSAGGGKHMGSELVQRVAINEIAESIMAFNTNYKDTGLFGVYAVAKADCLDDLAFAIMQEMSKLSYRVTEEDVIRARNQLKSSIQLHLDGSTAVVEDIGRQQLIYGRRIPIPELFARIDAVDPSTIRRVANRFIFDQDIAIAAMGPIKSLPDYNWFRRRTYMLRY from the exons ATGGCGTTCCGCCGACTCCTCTCGGCTGCAGTGCGCCGCCGCTcctccgcggcggcggcggcggcggccgggaaCGCGCGCGAGGCCTCCACGGCCGTCGCCGCGGGCCCCGGCGCCATCGCCCCCGAcgcgcccgccgcccgcgccccggtGATGGCGTACGACCGGATCGCCGACGCCGTCAACGCGCGCGTCCGCCGCCTCGAGCACCCGGACCCCCGCTTCCTCCGCTACGCCAGCCCCGTGCCCGCGCACGTCGACCACACCGCCATCCTCGAGGCGCCGGAGACCAAGGTCACCACGCTCGACAACGGCCTGCGCGTCGCCACCGAGTCCTCGCTCTCCTCGCGCACGGCCACCGTCGGCGTCTGGATCGACGCCGGGAGCAGGTACGAGACGGAGGAGGCCGCCGGGGTCGCCCATTTCGTGGAGCACATGCTGTTCAAGGGCACGGGGACGCGCAGCGCCGGGCAGCTCGAGCAGGAGATCGAGGACATGGGCGGCCACCTCAACGCCTACACCTCGCGGGAGCAGACCACCTACTACGCCAAGGTGCTCGACAAGGACGTGCCACGTGCGATGAATGTTCTCGCCGACATTTTGCAGGACTCTAAGCTCGAGGACAACCGCATTGAACGCGAGCGCGGTGTCATTCTCCGAGAGATGGAAGAG GTTCAGGGACAGTCGGAGGAAGTTATATTCGATCATCTCCATGCAACTGCATTCCAGTATACTTCTCTTGGCAGGCCAATCTTGGGTTCTGCTGATAATGTCAAGTCTATCACCAAAAAGAATCTCATAGACTACATTCAAAAGCATTACACGGCTTCTAGAATG GTCATTACTGCTGCTGGTGCTGTTAAGCATGAGGATATTGTACAGCAGGCAAAAGAGCTGTTCAAATCGCTGCCAACTGACCCTACAACAACTAACATGTTGGTTGCTGAACAGCCAGCCATTTTTACTGGTTCTGAG GTACGAATCATTGATGATGACATGCCCCTGGCCCAATTTGCTGTTGCCTTCAATGGAGCATCCTGGACAGATCCTGATTCTATTGCATTAATGGTTATGCAAACTATGCTTGGTTCGTGGAACAAGAGTGCTGGAGGAGGGAAGCACATGGG TTCGGAGCTTGTACAGAGAGTAGCAATCAATGAAATAGCTGAGAGTATAATGGCATTCAATACAAACTACAAGGACACTGGCCTGTTTGGTGTCTATGCTGTCGCTAAG GCTGATTGCTTGGATGATTTGGCTTTTGCAATTATGCAAGAGATGAGCAAATTATCATACAGGGTTACCGAAGAGGATGTTATTCGTGCACGCAATCAG CTGAAATCCTCCATCCAACTCCACCTTGATGGCTCCACTGCTGTTGTTGAGGATATTGGACGCCAG CAACTCATCTATGGCCGTAGAATTCCTATTCCTGAGCTTTTTGCGAGAATAGATGCAGTTGATCCGAGCACTATCAGGCGTGTTGCAAACCGCTTCATCTTTGACCAG